Below is a genomic region from Fundulus heteroclitus isolate FHET01 chromosome 5, MU-UCD_Fhet_4.1, whole genome shotgun sequence.
ACAACTTCATAGCCTTGCGTTGTACAGACGACGTTTGGTTTATTCCCATTGCTTTTCAACGCCGCTGTGTTATCCGTTTTTGGGGGTCAGGCCACATTAGaagtatatttaaatatttttacggGCCCCTGGAGTATTTGTTCTATTTAAAAAGGAGCGGTGCTTCAATGCAGTTAGTTGCTGTATTATATGTAGTGTATAAAACTTACAGCAGATATGCAATTATTTAGTAAATTTTAATATTCCGCAAACTAATAGAAATATTGTTGTAACTGTTTGGCGacaaactgataaaaataaatatagaagtGTACCATTCCCAActtgccactagatggcgacgTTGTTCACTCTATTTCAGGTTGAATTCAAAAACTTCCAAAATTATTTGAACGTTTTTGGCCCTCAATCCATAAACgatgcaaaaacaaagcttacaaGAAAGTAGTCcactttttaattatattgCTTATCAAGTTTGAACATTTGGATGGGATTCCCTGACTAacacagcagagaaaaaaatacagacgAAATGTGAGGGTTCAAAGTAGAGAGAAGGGTTCGCTGAGGCTTTTTacattgattaattgattggtAATGTTTGCAAATAATCAGCCCTCATGCtgagtttgtgtttttactctgGTTTCCTCTGAGAAACATGTTTTCACTTGTTTTTCCTGGTTTACTTTCCCAATTTTCCGCCATGCTGCTCTAGGTTAATGTCTCTGTGTTATCCACATGtgttattttccttctacttcagtTATGAAAAGTTTATTATTCTTGTTAAGCAccataaaatatttgaaattcaATTAGGTTAATCATGCTTAGAAAAGCATAAAGTCAGCATGATTCACAAGAAACTGCGAGGAGGCTTTACATTGGAGTTCATGCTAAATGCTGTGCAGCTGTTCTGTTCTGACGTATTAGTGTTTGAATTGTTTAGGACATTCACGAAGAGCCATAAATAGATTAGAAGCACCGATTATACCGATGACTCCTCTCACAAAGGTCTTCCCTCTTCCAGGTCACCATGTCTCAGGCTGTCCCCTCCGATGCAGAGCCGTGCGCAGACAGCGGACCTCTGTCCGAACGCGCTCCCCACGCTGACCCCGGCCCTCGCCAGGACGATTCGACGGTCCTCGAGCAGCCGAAGGCTTCGCTGCCGTCTTCTCTCCGCGCGGAGAGCACAGACGTCCCCCATGGAGCCGGGCAAACGGCCGCGGAGGACACTCCCGCCAAAGCTGAGACATCCGAGGGTCCGTCAGAGCCTCCTGCTGAGGATCAGGTGGTTGAATGTGACCAAGCAGTGAGCCTGGAGCCAGATCCTGAGAGCTTGGagaagaaggaggaagaggaggtttGTGGTGAAGATTTCCACAAATGCCTTTGTAGATTCTTAACACGTTACGCTGAAGAAAGGGGTTGCAGTCGAGAccaaatgtttaatataaatctgaaaaacatcagaatcagctttaattgACTCGTTTATGCACACAAGCAAGTGAGCTTTGCTCTCAAAGAAGACGTTTTGAGTAtcgatatatataaaaaggaaaatagatgctttgttgtaataaatatatagagatatacACGTTTTTACACAGAAGAAGACATGCTTGGGTGGGTTCAGATAAGCCCGGTATTGATCTGGGCACTCTGACCGTTGAGCGTTAATCAGATTGACAGCCTGGGGAAAGAACCTGTCTCTGTGGTGGCTGGCTCCTTTAAGTAGTGCTCTGTAGTGTTGACCTGAAGGTACAAGTCTACAGACTTTGtttccaggatgtgtggggtctgcacaGATGTTATCAGCCTTCTTTCTTGACCGTAGACCCCCTACAAGCCCTGGGTGGATAGAACGATGGTCGGCTTCAACGATCTCCTCTTTAAACCCAACTTTTCGTTGTAGTTTGGTTGCTTCCTGTTTCGTGGATGAGCCAGACCACACAGTAATGGAcgaacacaggacagactgaatgatggcagtgtAGAAGGTGATCCATAGCTCTTGTGGACGAATGTACTTCTTCagttgctgcaggaagtacaataTCTGCTGGGCCGAGAGagggtggttcctaggaaccagaGAGACGGGGGTGGCAATGTGGGGCTGTTCTCCTGAAGCCTCCCCATCATCTCCACGGTCTATTTTACCATCACCAGGTAAAACTCCAGGTGATTCTGTCCATACCAGTGGGCCAGCCGACCGAGCTtcctgtctgtatgcagactcGCCACCGTGGATCAGACCAatgacagtggtgtcatctgcaaatatCAGCATATTCTAAGAGGGGCTGCTCAAGGCTGTGATGGAGCAGAGTCATTAGCTCAGAAGCTGTTTTCTAGCTTCTCATTGTGGCTTCTTTTAGCTGCCTTGTCCTTCTTGGTGAGTTTGGTCCTGGCCTGATTATACATGGCCACTGTTCTCCAACCCTAACCCTTGTTCTTACTCAGCTCCCTTAGCCTTAGGTTAGTTAGAATGAACAAATGTATCTATTCCCTAACTGAATTATGagagagtgtttttttttaattcccaaAATTTGAGTTAAATGACCCCAGAGGCGTTTAACACGTCAAACACTCTGTTTCCTTCGTTGACATCAAAGATGTGCCTAAGAAATGAGGATGGTTTGGTGCAAAATGTGTGCCTCATCCCCAGGACAAAAGGAAACGGTCTTGTAAAGATTCTGAGTGAAGCTGGTAACTGGTTTTATTATCCACTCTGAGACAAGGCCCCACAGCCCTTTGAGTcgccttgttactgaaaagtgctaaataaataaacttgccttgcctcacTGGacagaagaagccatttctccaAAAGCGAGACGCATTTTCTGCTCCCTGAGAGGCAAAGTCTTTAATGTTTATGGGACATGTCCTGTGGTTGGGTGATTCTGACCAACATTAGTTTTAGAGGAATACGGGGGAACACCATCCCACGTGTGAGGTGAAagggaggcagcatcatgctgtttgGCTGCGGGCGGCGCTGGTGTTCTCCATTAACAGCTGGTCCCATGCATCCTCAGtgcaatatgagggattgctgcaaagtcaacacaACACAATGCAGGCGACTGCCCACTGCGGCTAcacgctccttcaggaggagcgaatgctgcaagtcagcgACTGGATGCATCCTCCTGGGTTTGCTTAGATGGAAAAGCTTTTAACCAATCTGAGTAAAGTGACTTGATGTGACATGTGTTGGGAATTTGAGAGATagcaataaaatgaaattaaattgagTGATGTTATGGTAACATAACAAGGCATCAGTCGGGAATTTGAAGCTCAGACACAAACGGGTCTTCCAGACTGAGTTCCCCTTTGAATACTACCAGTTTGGTCAGAAAGCGGCTTAAGGACAAATATATCAATGATCAGGGTCAGGCCATCTCTACAAAGACCTTTCTGGGCAAAAAAAGTGGTCAAGGTGACCAGGAAACCGGACCTAGCTCTGTCAGGAAGAATGAGAGACTGGTGGAAAGATACTCAAACCCTTTGACTCAAATCATCCAGTTTAAAGCTATTTCTACTCATGACtataaaaaatgtatgtcaACTTCTAAAAGTTAAGAATGAATATCTAATAAAATCTCCGTCTCTCTCGTTGTTCTGGCATTTAGAAATCATTTAGTTCATCCTGAGTTCATTAAAGTCaacctaaaaacacagaaagctttttattttttggccatTTTTAAGCGTTATAGACTAAAGCATTTTGTAAACGTTATCCCGTCGTAAAGCTTGTGAAACATTGTTTGACTTCCGCTGTGCTGGATGTAATTGTGTCGTCGTGTGCGTGCAGATGTCCGTGCAGCAGAACGAACAGGGCTGGGGAGGCTGGAGTACTTGGGGAAAATCTCTGCTGAGCAGTGCCACCTCCACCGTTGGTATGTCTTCCTGCTCCTCAGcttcttctttctctcttccCTGTGTGATTGTTTCTGAAGCCTTAAATTGATCTTTTACGCCACCATCttgaaaatgttaaactttCTGGGCTTCGACTCTGTCTCATACAGAGCAACAAATCTGACAGCGGATCAAAAAGGTGTACGACCTCCTATTAAAAGGCAAGGTTTGggtataaaagaaaagaaagaaagtagaTCATAATAATGCATATATGCATTCTATTAAATTCAACTTGTACCAAACAAATCTGTCATGTGGAAGAAAGTGAAACAGTTACTCTACCCTGGTTGTATAAGTGCAAAACATTAAACTATTAATTGGTAGAAGCATCTTTTCAGTTTCAGCATTCAGTCCTAATTTAGCAACATCTCCTTACTCCACATCTTCTCTAGTTCTTGTGAGGCCCTCTCTTGTCCacaggtttgtttttctttgttttattagatttaGTTCTGGAGTCTGGCTTGGCCTTTTATTCACTTATTTCCCTTTCCTGGAGCCATAGTGGACTGACTGCGGCGCTCCAACGTGTAATACTTCCATCTTTCTAGCAGATTCGTGAAGGTTGCCGGTCAAAACCCGAGTGGTATTAGTAATTGCTCAATTGCCTCAATCCTTTGACCTTGCTGAAAAACCTCAGTTCCATCTGAAGAAAAGTAATCCCACAACATAATGCTGCCTACAACGTGTTTCTCTGATGTTCTagtgttttgtgattttttttttttctcataattatttttgtGCCAAACTTGACTCTTGGAATAGGGGCCAAATGCCAAAGTTTAGTTTCATTAGGCCACAAGGAATCCCCTAACAAGATTCTGAGAGTTGTAGCCAGGCCCAGAAAGCGCTTTCTTTggaagaaaatcttttttttactattaattACTCCTCATATATGGCAAACACATTGTTGACACATTCAGATCTCCACAAGAggacctgctgcagctccttcacAGATGCTGTGAGCTGCTGTACAGCCTCCCTGACCACTCACCAGGTCGACTTAGATTCTCTCCTCTTGTTTAAACTCCTTTtgctgactgatacctttgtgCTGTGAGATCATTTGATCCTCTGTAACCTTTCTGCAGGGTTAAGTTAAGGAAGGCTGAACACTATATGCCTCTGCTATGCCTCTGTTTGAACAGCTAAGAGCTTCGCTTCCTTGCAGCAGGATGCTGATTCAAACACCAGCAGTGACATAGATTTTAGATTACATTTAATACATACAGGACATATAATTATTCTGcacatgtacatttttcatgtttgctgctacattcctgacaaatgtcacaatatttgttttattttggcttgttttttttcacatttttatcctTCTTTATATGGTAGTATATATTtatactgtttttcttttccttttacttgGAGCCTTGCGAAGAAATTTCGCTCAAATATATATTGTGTCTGTGCCGTTCAATGACAGTAAAGACTGTTTAAGTCTACTGGACCTGAATAAAGACCTGCTTTAACAAACTATTAGTTCATGGGTGTGTGCCCTTATACGATCAGGTCTGTACAGATCtttattttggacatttttcCCCCAAACCGACTTGTTTGTCTTTCAGGTTAACTGTAAGGGATATTTGTCAAAGTCTGCAAATTATTTATCGCCGTCTTGCTTTCAAAGAGCTGCGACAGGCCTTAAAccatataaaataatttttagacTTTAAATGTAACATGTCATGTCTGTTTGTCCTCGATGTCCCTCCTTTCAGGGCACGGCCTGACCTCTGTCAAGGTGAAGGCAGGTGAGGCTCTTCGTCTCCACAGGACCTCGGTGGGAGAGGAGGCGctagaagaggaggaggagggagcggtggagaagaaagaggaaggaggagagcCGGAGGGACCAAGCTCAGAGGAGCCGTCCCCTGGGAGCTCTgatcctgctgctcctgctgcagcaGCGTCCAGCAGGGGGGTTTTCTCCTCCATCACGCACGCTGTTCAGAACACAGTGAGTGAATAAACGCGCAGCAACACGCGCTGCTGGGAAGCCAGGAGCTCTCCACTGAGACCCTGTGCCACTCCTCTTCAGAAACTGCTACAGCACAAAAActcaaatgaataaaatgtcatttaaattacatttatacgtttttttttatatttggaaaaaaatgtatgcatttgCAGCTCATCATATTTTACAACAAGGGaataaatgtctttaaaataatcACTTTAGGATTCTGATTAACTGATAATTAAAGacacaaaatgtgaattttatgattttgtttacttttctttacattttaacattttctttataaatattgATACTAATATGAAATATTCACCCAGAACTTCTGATGTGACTTCTCTGTATTTTGTCCATTATTACAGATATTTGTCttaaaaggttatttatttctgtttatggtTGCTGGGATAAGGAGGCAATAGGTTGTTACTATCTAGTATCGGACCAGAGCTCACATTTCTTAACAAGAGGCTCAAACATAACAAACATATCTTTAATTATTTACTCATTTGATTTTAGAtgcaagaacatttttaaaagcctaTGAAATAATGTCTGTTTGTGCTTTATTAACCTTTAATgtcatttctttaaatgttttggattgATGGTAATGGGCTGCTCTCTCTCCGTCATTTGTCTCCCAGGGTAAGTCGGTCATCAGTGGAGGACTGGGGGCCTTGGAGTTCATCGGGAAGAAGACCATGAATGTTCTGGCTGAGAGTGACCCGGGTTTTAAAAAGACCAAGACCCTGATGCAGAAGACCGCCTCACTGAGTCAGGTTTGCTGCCACATATTTATCTGCCACCAATGAAAAGAAAGTTTTTCCCTAcctgaagggggaaaaaaaacactctggtTCTGTAAAGTTATGCATGGATGCAATAATTcagggattttttatttttttttgtagttgtaGTTTTACCAAAGTCACCCCTTTTCTGCTGAAGTTCTGACGTGACTATGATTCTTCAGATGTTGAGGGAAGCCAAGGAAAAGGAGCGCGCGCGTCTGAGCAACCAGCCGCTGAGTGCACCCACAGCTCACTACGGCATCCTCTTTGACGACTACCAGGGTTTGTCCCACCTGGAGGCCCTGGAGATCCTGTCCAACGAGAGCGAGGCCAAAGTAATGCTCAGGTTTTTAGAAGTGAGAGTCGTGTCAGAAACGGAGTCTGCCTTTGAAGCTGAGCGCGTAAAGTGGGTGCGTCTGTTCCTAGGTCCAAGCGTTCCTCTCCTCCCTCACGGAGGAAGAGCAGGAGGaggtgaagaaggagctgattTTCATCAAAGAGATATTCATCAAGCAAAatgaagaagagaaagaagaggaggatgGGGAGGAAGCGGGAGGAGAGGCGAAGGATAATGGTGATCTAAGTTCCCAAATACACTGTTCCACCCCCATACGTGAGTGATCCAGAGCAGCCGGAGGTAGAGGCTGTCTCTGAGTGCTGATGACGGATCAggcagtcctttttttttttttttaagtagactTTCTCAAACAAAGGAGAGGCACATTAATCTGGGCTCTTACAGGttttcacctctttctgttttataaaaaaaaatcacaaaagctGCAGCCGCTCAGGAAAATGCAGTGTAGTGTCTCTTCATACACTTATACAATCctgggggaaaaacattaaggagaataattttaaatcatCCTGGCCTTGTGTCAAACTACattcaaaagcttaaaaaaaatggaaataccTTTAAGTAACACACACCTCTTTTACTGGAAAGCCATGTTCTCTCgtgtttcccattttgaagtgCGGCTAAGAGAAATGATTCTTTGTTTAGAAGTTCAGACACTCTCACccatctgaaaaagaaaatgttcgttaaagtaacttttatttatttttctatctttAGACTGAGTTTTGGCTTTTGGGTGAGATGCTGCTTCAATAacagaataatatttttttttttacacagctttacaagctgtttttgttttttactagtatgtttgtttttgcatgtgaaCTAAGCAGACTGACCTAAATAAGTATACTTTAGTACCATTTATTAtcaattataattttttcatCCAAAACATTTCGTTTTAAACTAAAAGTTGCCCTTtatcacaataaaaacacattttttgcatgtgaaccccccccccccacacacacacacactcacacgcaCACACTTATATTACAAATATGTGTCAAAAtcgtaatatttatttttattgtaatattttctttattgaaaATTGAACAGAACATGTAGATGAGATTTGTCTTCAAATCTACATGAATAATGTTTCACTTTGCAACCAGGTAGAAAAGCTAAATTTCCTCTTCagaatcattgtttttttagttATGCTAAACCTTCTCTTACAATAAAACATCCTGCCGGTTTGAGGGAATTGTTTTAATCTCATCATATACCACCAACCCAGCatccttttaatgttttaaaggtCTGAAATGTGTGACAGGCTGTGTCAAAGCAGTGCACAGTTCAGAGTGGGCACCTAGAGGGTTGAACACACACACGCTGCCTGATCCAGTGTCGGCGTTCAGGGGCTGACGACACATTCACATCACCCGTCTTAAGGAGAGATGACAGCCATCAGATCCAGTCTCTGAATGTGCATGTGGGCTGAGCATCTCCCAACCCTAATGTAGTCTTAGCACAGAGAGCGACATTAATTCAGCATGCAAACAACAATCTGCTCTCAAGTGAAACGTGTTCATTTTGATCTCAGCATGAAGAAATCAAAGCGTTAATCCCTCAGTGTGGGAAGCCGCATGTTGCGTGCATCACCTTAATGTGTGCTGTGTAAATTTGAACGTGCTGAAAAGGGTGTTTGTGTCGTTTTGCCAGCTGCTGACGGTGAGGAGTTTGTTAGTGTTCTGACAGAGCTGCTGTTTGAGCTTCATGATGCTGCGACGCCGGACAAACTCAACAAGgtgacacacaaacacgcacagaTATCCACTCTTAGCAATGCTAATACGCGGCATTAAGAGCTTGTTAGCATGTTTATTGATTTTACTGATAAGGAAATCAATCAGTTTTGCGTATTTAGAGAAAACTTTAAATCCCTGATGTCAAGACACAAGCAGGGTCTCAAACATACCAGTAGGCGTACCCTTGTCACATTGTTACAAACCTTTTGAAGATGCAGTTAATTGGTTCAGGGAAATAACCCTCCAGCATGACTTTATGACCCTTACCTGACACTGTTGTGTACACAATTTTCTCTCTAACTCACCCTTAGATAGTTTGCAGATGTTTAAAAGTTCAACAACAACCCTTCTGCAGCTTCATGCAGACGCTCAGTCTACACAGATGAAGTCAATTACCTCGGCATTATGTATGCTGCGGGTTTCTGAAAGGCAGGGCTTATTTTCTGATTGATTCAGATATTAATGACTTGACCTCTTGGGGGCGGGTCAAAGACTGTAGAGCTTCTGGAACGTCCAGCCCAAGATATACAGGCcattagttaatttatttttgtttttaaatggccTGATTTCTTCATGCTTGGAACCATGTAAAACACATCTTTTAGATGTACTAACAGACATGGCCCATTATTTATTACCTATGACAGCAGGTAATGGCAAATAAACTTTGTTGTTTAAATTTCAAGGTCTTTTCAAAAGTTTACACCTATGGTTGACATAGATGTCTAACCCATTTGTTAGTTGAGCTGTATGAAATGCTTACATGTTTTTGAGTAAGTAGTCTGGATGCATTGCTGAAGATACTAATGGTAACAAGATTGACGAAATCGTCCTTGAAAATAGTCAGATAAGTATTATTCAATgctccaaaaatatatttgttacaAGGCATGCAAATCTAGGTTTGCATTTTAGGGCTTCCTTCATTGCCAGTGACATtctctcagattttatttaatttaatgtagtaattttctatttttgaaaataaataaataaataaaaacatcagctTTTATTACAAGCATGTTGACATTAGATTGTTAATCTGCTATTACCTTTTAAAATCTGCCTCCTGCTGTTATACGTAAATGTTGTACTGAAATAGATTCCTAATTAGTAAATCTtagatttgcattttttttcatgatcaatgcattttagcttctttttgaGATGTGCTTATGTTGTCGTAGCTTGTTCAGTAGAAATACCCGGTGGTGGCTTTTGATGTGGGCAGTTGCCCAGAGTGGCGTTAGAAGGGGGCGCATAAGtaccagatttaaaaaaaataaataggtaCTTCATCTGTCCGTTCGGCCTTGAAGAGGTTTTCTAGTGCTTTTATGGATGCAGCACAGTCAACAGGGAGATGGTGCTCATGTGTCGAGTAGGTGGCCCCTAAATGCTGCTGAGAAAAGAGAGAATAGGCTATGTGCCTTGTGAGGGACTCTACTTCATTTTATCCTGCTTCAAAATCTCCTGCATTTTTATTGAGTGGGGGGTTGGAGAAGTAGGGGTTTGCTGAATTCGCCATTAATACAAGAAgtacctctaaaaacatttcaggtTTCTTAGTT
It encodes:
- the fam114a1 gene encoding protein NOXP20 isoform X2, which translates into the protein MSQAVPSDAEPCADSGPLSERAPHADPGPRQDDSTVLEQPKASLPSSLRAESTDVPHGAGQTAAEDTPAKAETSEGPSEPPAEDQVVECDQAVSLEPDPESLEKKEEEEMSVQQNEQGWGGWSTWGKSLLSSATSTVGHGLTSVKVKAGEALRLHRTSVGEEALEEEEEGAVEKKEEGGEPEGPSSEEPSPGSSDPAAPAAAASSRGVFSSITHAVQNTGKSVISGGLGALEFIGKKTMNVLAESDPGFKKTKTLMQKTASLSQMLREAKEKERARLSNQPLSAPTAHYGILFDDYQGLSHLEALEILSNESEAKVQAFLSSLTEEEQEEVKKELIFIKEIFIKQNEEEKEEEDGEEAGGEAKDNGDLSSQIHCSTPIPADGEEFVSVLTELLFELHDAATPDKLNKARMRAHEWVNKVEQLGGEAFSGESTEDQKDDGQHKEEEKKIDEEQQHEDKRSDEEEEAKQTDLRSVETIYLSSVGSLAEVTARSIEQLHKVAELILHGQEQEKPARDQAQILTKLTCAMCKEVDSLTKRFSGTLHLVGAQRKAEELNPLVDSVLQEGTNSTNYIHNAFQLLLPVLQISHIQSQHHQPAAAEPAAQLQH
- the fam114a1 gene encoding protein NOXP20 isoform X1, whose amino-acid sequence is MSQAVPSDAEPCADSGPLSERAPHADPGPRQDDSTVLEQPKASLPSSLRAESTDVPHGAGQTAAEDTPAKAETSEGPSEPPAEDQVVECDQAVSLEPDPESLEKKEEEEEMSVQQNEQGWGGWSTWGKSLLSSATSTVGHGLTSVKVKAGEALRLHRTSVGEEALEEEEEGAVEKKEEGGEPEGPSSEEPSPGSSDPAAPAAAASSRGVFSSITHAVQNTGKSVISGGLGALEFIGKKTMNVLAESDPGFKKTKTLMQKTASLSQMLREAKEKERARLSNQPLSAPTAHYGILFDDYQGLSHLEALEILSNESEAKVQAFLSSLTEEEQEEVKKELIFIKEIFIKQNEEEKEEEDGEEAGGEAKDNGDLSSQIHCSTPIPADGEEFVSVLTELLFELHDAATPDKLNKARMRAHEWVNKVEQLGGEAFSGESTEDQKDDGQHKEEEKKIDEEQQHEDKRSDEEEEAKQTDLRSVETIYLSSVGSLAEVTARSIEQLHKVAELILHGQEQEKPARDQAQILTKLTCAMCKEVDSLTKRFSGTLHLVGAQRKAEELNPLVDSVLQEGTNSTNYIHNAFQLLLPVLQISHIQSQHHQPAAAEPAAQLQH
- the fam114a1 gene encoding protein NOXP20 isoform X3, encoding MSQAVPSDAEPCADSGPLSERAPHADPGPRQDDSTVLEQPKASLPSSLRAESTDVPHGAGQTAAEDTPAKAETSEGPSEPPAEDQVVECDQAVSLEPDPESLEKKEEEEEMSVQQNEQGWGGWSTWGKSLLSSATSTVGHGLTSVKVKAGEALRLHRTSVGEEALEEEEEGAVEKKEEGGEPEGPSSEEPSPGSSDPAAPAAAASSRGVFSSITHAVQNTGKSVISGGLGALEFIGKKTMNVLAESDPGFKKTKTLMQKTASLSQMLREAKEKERARLSNQPLSAPTAHYGILFDDYQGLSHLEALEILSNESEAKVQAFLSSLTEEEQEEVKKELIFIKEIFIKQNEEEKEEEDGEEAGGEAKDNAADGEEFVSVLTELLFELHDAATPDKLNKARMRAHEWVNKVEQLGGEAFSGESTEDQKDDGQHKEEEKKIDEEQQHEDKRSDEEEEAKQTDLRSVETIYLSSVGSLAEVTARSIEQLHKVAELILHGQEQEKPARDQAQILTKLTCAMCKEVDSLTKRFSGTLHLVGAQRKAEELNPLVDSVLQEGTNSTNYIHNAFQLLLPVLQISHIQSQHHQPAAAEPAAQLQH